A genome region from Nicotiana tabacum cultivar K326 chromosome 13, ASM71507v2, whole genome shotgun sequence includes the following:
- the LOC107776128 gene encoding uncharacterized protein LOC107776128 yields the protein MDFFFRNVNDDSSTIQQDIVRCPFLRNINEPTNFSFSSSMAFPLPVRDGKGPIFEDGPNFDMAFRLFHGQNGVVPLSGRSSMKPDAAPASPNFNPLAAKAATISLSAFGSGGPFGFDAFSEKWKKLNSKSNKKDSSSKGGDSKHEALSNEWLQSGNCPIAKSYRAVSNVLPLVAKAFQPPPGMNLRCPPAIVAARAALAKTAFAKNLRPQPLPAKVLVIGVMGMAANIPLGIWREHTEKFSPSWFAAVHAAVPFIGMLRKSVLMPKAAMAFTIAASILGQVIGSRAERYRLKAVASKKLILTENSTPANGQLVVSGVRGGHCGEIVDWSKGPLQIAGPASTTSVFS from the exons ATGGATTTTTTCTTTAGGAATGTAAATGATGATTCTTCAACTATCCAGCAAGATATTGTTAGGTGCCCATTTTTGCGGAACATCAATGAGCCAACAAACTTTTCCTTCTCAAGCTCCATGGCTTTCCCACTTCCA GTACGTGACGGGAAAGGTCCTATCTTTGAGGATGGTCCTAATTTTGACATGGCATTCCGGCTTTTCCATGGGCAGAATGGTGTTGTTCCACTTTCGGGGAGATCATCCATGAAGCCCGATGCTGCACCTGCATCACCTAATTTCAACCCTCTGGCAGCAAAAGCAGCTACCATAAGCCTCTCGGCTTTTGGATCTGGAGGTCCTTTTGGTTTTGATGCATTCTCAGAGAAGTGGAAGAAGTTGAactccaaatcaaataaaaaagacTCTTCTTCCAAG GGAGGAGACTCAAAACATGAAGCGCTAAGCAATGAGTGGTTGCAGAGTGGGAATTGTCCTATTGCGAAGTCCTACCGTGCAGTGAGTAATGTCCTTCCTCTTGTGGCAAAGGCTTTTCAGCCCCCTCCTGGTATGAACCTCAGGTGCCCCCCTGCAATAGTTGCTGCGCGTGCTGCTCTAGCAAAGACTGCCTTCGCAAAGAACTTACGGCCACAACCTCTACCTGCAAAAGTCTTAGTGATTGGTGTTATGGGCATGGCTGCAAATATTCCTTTAGGCATATGGAGAGAACACACAGAAAAATTTTCGCCATCATGGTTTGCAGCTGTACATGCAGCTGTACCATTCATTGGAATGCTCAGGAAGTCTGTGTTGATGCCTAAAGCGGCCATGGCATTTACCATAGCAGCATCTATCTTGGGACAAGTCATAGGCTCTAGGGCTGAACGATATAGGCTGAAAGCCGTTGCAAGTAAAAAATTGATACTTACTGAAAACTCAACTCCTGCGAACGGTCAACTCGTGGTTAGTGGAGTTAGAGGTGGACACTGCGGTGAGATTGTTGATTGGAGCAAAGGTCCTCTGCAGATTGCTGGCCCCGCTTCAACAACCAGTGTATTTAGCTGA
- the LOC107776129 gene encoding uncharacterized protein LOC107776129: MAEKISGSNLKSAAVTMNSHLEMNKPDRNVWLMKCPTLVSTFFQQHLHSSSTPLNIDNDGLSSFVSPAPVAKVVVAVDPLLSNDATQFTMELAGTSSGNMPTLYSMDMSTDFVPMSIFSESAQGRLSVEGKIYQKFDMKPHHENSENYGKLCRERTNKYMTKSRQIQVIDNDNARHMRPMPGFFATKASGSADKKKVPSKGLEMKRTRRDRDEMEEIMFKLFERQPNWTLKQLVHETDQPEQFMKDMLKLLCIYNNKGAHQGTYELKPEYKRSEDKPDS, encoded by the exons ATGGCGGAGAAAATCAGCGGAAGCAACCTCAAGAGCGCAGCCGTGACGATGAACAGCCATTTGGAGATGAATAAACCGGACAGAAATGTGTGGCTGATGAAATGCCCTACCCTTGTCTCCACATTCTTCCAGCAACATCTACATTCTTCTTCAACTCCTCTTAACATTGACAATGACGGCCTCTCTTCCTTTGTTTCTCCTGCGCCTGTCGCTAAAGTCGTCGTCGCCGTTGATCCTCTCCTCTCCAATGATGCTACTCAG tttaccatggaattggCTGGCACTTCATCTGGAAACATGCCCACTCTCTACTCCATGGACATGTCTACAGATTTTGTTCCGATGTCTATATTTTCCGAGTCAGCTCAAG GAAGGCTTTCTGTGGAAGGAAAGATATACCAAAAATTTGATATGAAGCCTCATCATGAAAACAGTGAGAACTACGGAAAATTATGCCGTGAGAGGACCAATAAGTACATGACAAAAAGTAGACAGATTCAG GTTATTGACAACGATAATGCGAGACATATGAGGCCTATGCCTGGATTTTTTGCTACTAAGGCTTCTGGATCTGCA GATAAGAAGAAGGTACCAAGTAAGGGATTAGAAATGAAAAGAACAAGGAGGGACCGCGATGAAATGGAAGAAATCATGTTTAAACTCTTTGAGAGGCAACCAAATTGGACACTGAAACAGCTGGTCCATGAGACGGACCAGCCTGAG CAATTTATGAAAGACATGCTCAAACTTCTCTGCATCTACAATAATAAGGGCGCTCATCAAGGCACTTACGAGCTGAAGCCTGAGTACAAGAGGTCAGAAGACAAGCCTGATTCTTGA